Below is a genomic region from Raphanus sativus cultivar WK10039 chromosome 4, ASM80110v3, whole genome shotgun sequence.
AAAGCTAAGGAAAGATGAAAATTGAATAGGAATACAGAAACAACTGCGGTGAGAAGCATTGCCACTGATGTTGAATAAAcctacatacatatatatatattgataatggTTAACCAAACCCCATGTTTCAAAAGTGACTACTACTTAGTTTATTATTACCTTTACAATATTGTCTGCATATTTCATCACCATCGACACAGCAATACCACTGCAAAACAAACAGGAGAATAATGTTTTAATAATGTGTTCACTAAAGAGAAGAATGTGGCCTCAAAAGCGGCTTTTACCTGAGAGCATGGTTAAGAATCATGAGTACGGTGATAAATGAGTAACCATGGAAGAATCCCCTGCAGATGTAACATAACAGCATAATAGTTCAGCCAGATAATAATGAGCTCTCTGACACCAAACACTATAAATAAGTGACACTTTCTTGAGTGAAATGGTTACTGAATGTGGACACAAATAAGGAGATGAGTTTTGGAGTTTACTTGTTTGCAACGGCATCGAAATCTTGGATCACTATGGCAACAGCATTGAAAGCCATCCCGAAGACATATAGCCAGAAGTTCTGTACATTAATATTCCTTGATGGCCTCTTTTTTATTATAGCCTGCCAAAATggaaatcaaaaaaaaaaaatcaaagttatGTAATGGACTGATCATATTTTGACCGAGTgctaaacaaaagagaaaaaaaaaatcagggcTAGCTTTGAGTAATTTTTAAGTGAAAAGTCCTAATAAGCTCACCTCTGTGTACACTCCGGCGAAACCACTTAAAAGAGCCATAACCTATAAACAACGACAAACTGATCATATGAACTGATGTGGAATTGGAAGAGGATTCACAACTCTAAGTAGGTCTTAGCATGCTATGGTGGGTACAACAACTTACAATAGCCATAGTCCAGCCGGGAAGAGATGTCTGAAGTACACGATCAGAACTGCAGAAGTAACATTCAGTATGAGACTAAGTAGTGAAAACATGAGTAGAGAGACTAACACCATGCATCATAATGAAAGAATCAATGAAACTTATGTCGATAGCATTTAATAAAAGTGTTAAGGCGAATTTACTTTGAATTTAACTGGGCAGTGGTGCATCCACAGCACAATAGAATGAATCCCGCCCACTGAATCTCGCTCAACCTGTTAGAGAAAGAAAGTTAGCAAACTGAATAAACAGAGGAGTCTGTTCACACTTGAAATTAAAACTAACTTGGGTGTTTAAACAAGAATAGAAAGAGTTGAGGAgggaaaatatataaacaaaaaaaaaaaactaatggaTATCCAGAACAACTAACTATAAGCCATGTGGATGAATAAGCAAGCAACCTACTTACTTTCTCTTGAGTATAATCCTGTACAAGACACCAGTACTTATGATGTTCAAGTTCTTCAATATCTGATAGCCTGGGGCGTCAACGTATGCAAATATATAGTACTGccacataaataaaaaaaaagaaagttacaCCACCATAAGTAGTTAAAAACTTAGTTACATGATGCTACAAACATTGACGACCTAAGGAGGCAAAAGAGCTCCAACCTGTAAGAGATTCTTGAAAAGATACAAAGCAGCAGGGATGGGAAAGACTTTAACTTCGTCATATGTTGTGCTTAACCTAAATTCAGAGACAAGATTTAGGTATCAGCAAGGCTAAATCCCAATGAGTAATAATGTAGGGTCAGAGTCCTCCACAGGCAGAAGATAATACGTGAGTCTAACCAACCAAAGCCCTTTTTTATCAAGGGACAGATATAGAAACTCTGAGGCTTAAAGGAGGGAACTAACTAAACTATGATGCTAGTGGGGGAAACCTTTTAGAAACAAATAGAGCAGCAGGCAGAAGAGAATACGATTGATTTTACCTATTGTCGTCGGTAACACCTTCGTTCTTCCATATTCTTGTCAACGCAAGAAGAGATAACGCACACTTGAGAGTCTCAACCTAACGTCCAAAGCATTAAAACATTTACACTATTTCAGCACAAAGTTGGTCGCTTTGTACCATACAACAATACATTGAATGATTAAGTTACTAACCAAGAAGTTGGCGGTGGTAACACTGTACTCATACTTGCCAGCTCGTTTAGACCAAACGATGAGTATAGCTTGTGAGCTCGTGAGGATGGTCAGTGCACATGTCACTACACCCCTGCCTCAACACCAatacactttaaaaaaaaaagaggagacTTTTTTCTGCCcaagaaaaatcaaataaaaggAACTCACTTTCGTTTCCAATTCGTCCTTTCGTTCGATCCAGCACCAACCAGAGCAATGTTACTCGAAGCTGCAACTACCAATATCAAAGCAGCCACCAATGAGAGCAGAGCAACACCAATAGAAACAGAGActgaaaaagaaggaaaattacCGGCGTGAGATTTGCCTTTCAAACTCTCGAGATCAGAAGCGACGTCGTCGTGATCATCATCTTCGTCTTTGATTTTACGGTACTCCATTGTTCCCCCCAGCTCTCTCAGATCTCTCTGCTCCGACCACACTCGAGCTCTCAATTAAATGTGATAACAATGATAATTAAGCgcgtaactagattttgacccgcgcttttaaagcgcggatttatgtttggtgaaaattttatataatcacatttatataatccgtcttgtatatgtatttatataatccgtctcatatatgtattttatatccagatttatgttcggtaaaactatattatacatgtatttttaggtttttaattttgaattagatattttaaatataaatcaatataacagttttatagttttgatcggtgttttgaaattcgactgagacctgcggttgaacggattaccggttgatcaaagataaattcagttcgggtttgaaaaaaaataattaaaaatccaataaaaactactaaaatcgaaatccggttaccggttgaaccactggttaaaccaataaacaatttttattttttataaataatttttgttagatagttgggattatatttaggaaaaagcggtttaaaaccaaaccattaaatagtttgagaaaaaaagatgcagtttcaaacatgtccggttggaaaaatattaaaatgatgcagtatcaaacacggaataatcacataccaaaattaaattaggaaaccagtggttaatgacaaaccaaaaacaattaaaaaagaaatcaatgcagaatgtccaaaatgtcattaatgaatacaaaagaaagcctatttaataggggtaaacagagtaaaaatccaaatgtgcttgtactttaatagtatagatacttTTGGTTGGGCTTTATAATTAATGGGCCCTAGTCCACTCTATGATGGGCCTCTTCAGACAACACACTGTGGTTGTAATTTGCTGGACATAAAAGTAAATGGACCCCAcacagagagacagagagaaaaaaatgcGAAATAAAAACACAAGTCTGTGTTAGAGAGGCTGAAGGAGCTAGCTATTCATCACACCACTTTTCTCTCAAACCTCTCTTTTCTCCCTAAAAAAAAGCAATGATGGAAACTCTCCAGATTCGCAAACAAGTTTCTCTTCCCGTTTCTCAGCGTCGTTCCACTTCCTCCACCACCGATGATAATAAGCCTGGTATCATCCGACGTAGCCTTTCTTCACTCTCACTCAATCTCTCAAACAAACCAAAGGAGATTGGAGAACAAGCAAGAACCTGGTGGGAATGGATCCTTTCCAAGAAACTAGATCAGTCGGTTCACAAAACAGAGGAAATAGTATAATAATGCACGTCTTCTTCAAACTCCGATCTCAGATCCCCAATCTCATGGCCTCTCTACTTCTTATCAATTAATTGGATTATAGTCAACCATAAGGGGATGTGCGTTTTTGTGTTGTATTTTGTTgctatagttatatttttttttcctgtcaAAGGATTCATGTGATTTgtgttatatttttgtatttaataacCATGAAATTTATATAGAAATCATGTTATTCTGTTTCAGTTATTTATACGCGCCAATCTTTTGGCCACCGTTAACAAAGAAACTAGTTTCAATAAGTTTTATTACGAATAAAACTCTTAACAACGTATCAAACCCTGACCGACACAAGTTTTAACGAAACTTCGATTGCAAATTTGCATGCATGGTAATATGGTATAACTGAGATTTGTCATGTGTGGGGGTGTGGCCTGTAGCCGACATAACATTTGTCGGTGTGGATGCAATCGTCGGTGGCGTTTTGTTATTTATTGTAATGTTTTAAACTATTTATCGATCTTATGGTTATACGACGATGTTTACTAAAATCTGACTCGAGTAACAAATGGTCggtttaaaatttggtttagtTAAGCATGTGCTGATTACCAACCATTAAATTGATCAACTAAAAATTATGTTAAAGGTTGCGGCGTTACAAAGCATGTGAATATGTTTGTATAACATATAAAATGGGGTTTTGGTTTAATAATGTTCCAAATTACAGACTAGTTGCCTATGTATGATTGGTTTCGAACAGCCTTgagttttttcgttttatttGAGAATAAACTTAGAAAAGCAGCTTTGATTACATGATTGAGACTTGCTAGCTCATCAAAGGCCATTGATATTTAGTATTTACACAcacttattatatatatttttaattaaatcgaGTTGTGTAGTCTGAGATGGATGAAAGGTCATAATCCTCTAGAAAGAAACAGAGAttttcaaagtaaaaaaaatgcttagaaaacacacaaaacattGATGACAATTTTTTCGTTTTAGTAAAACATTGAACAAAGGAAGAAGATTAGACAAAGCTCACTAACTTCAACAATGGCCATAACaaacaataaagaaaaaacCTCCAAAGGCTACTTCTATGTGGTGAGCATTGAGCTTGTTGACCCCATGAAATCACAAACCACCAGGGAAAAAGCAACAATCTCTAAGCGTCTCTCATGCTAATGTTCAGACTGTTTCTCATCGTCCTTCTTCCAACCCCAGCGTTTCCCTTTTGCATCATCTCCACAAACTCACCATAATCAATCTGTCCATCCTGTTTACatcacaaaaaaaacttttacatTATTAGTCTTAGAGAGGAATGTGaaacagagtcaatatgagataataaagctttttacattGTTTTGATCAACTTCTTTGATGATGTCTTCAAGGAAAACATCAGTCATACTATGGTCAACACACGCTTGTTGCAGCTCGTCTATCGTTATGTAACCACTTCCGTCTTTGTCAAAGTACCTAAACGCAGCTACAAGATGTTCTTCACGTTCCAGTTTGTTGAGATGTATCGTCGCTGCAATGAACTCGCTGTAATCTATTGTCCCACTGTTGTCCACATCAGCCTGTCATTTACAAGAAAGTACTCCATGTTATAACAGACAATAACAAACTACTTTTCAAATAAGATTTAAGATTTGTACCGCTTCCATAAGGTCATGGATCTCTGTGTCTTTCAGAGTCGATCCATATTTCCTCAGACCAGCTTTGAGTTCATCAAAGGTGATTGCACCGCTGTTATCAGTATCCATCGCCTGAAACATTTCTCTTAAGCCAGCAATCTCTTCTTCAGAGAGACTCTCAGCTATCACCTGATGACAACACAAACAATGTCAAGAGAAGTGATGCAGATACCATGCAGGATAATAGGGTCTATGCAACAAACACACACTCACCTTCAAAGCCATCTTCTTTAGTTTATTCATTGCAGAGAACTGCTTGATTCTAGACAGAACAGCCGGATCAAGTGGTCTATCTGGTGCAACACCGTTCTCGCAGATCCATGGATGACCTGCAAAAAAAGAAGGAGAAACAGAACATATAAGTCCAATGCATGTTTGCTATAAGTAACCATCTTTTAAGTTAAGTGGATACATACGCAAGACTTCATGAGCAGTCAAGCGTTCTGCAGGCTTGGAGGATACCATTCTCCGGATCAAGTCTTTGGCACTGTCTGATATCACAGGCCAAGGGTCTGAATCAAAGTCAATGTATCCTTTCAACACAGCATCAAATATCCCTTGCTGAGTTTCTGTTTTCCacaaacaaagacaaaacaaaacacacatcGATCTCAGGTGACTCAAGACTTTCTAAAGGGCTAACCAAACAGGGCTTTACATGAACAACACACTTACCTGCCCAAAACGGTGGGACCCCACTCAGCAATATATAAAGTATAACACcagcagtccatacatcagccTCAGGTCCATAACGTTTGAGCAAAACCTCAGGAGCAACGTAATATGGACTCCCAACAACATCAGTGAATATTTGACCTGAAACACACACAAGAACATcaaaaccaatcaaatcaaTATTCAACAAAATACGTAGGCGGTAACTAGGCGTTTTATAGGAGATTATTGATTAGGCGGGCATCTagaccgatttttttttttaaatcgtttATTTAG
It encodes:
- the LOC108851510 gene encoding CMP-sialic acid transporter 4 isoform X1, which produces MEYRKIKDEDDDHDDVASDLESLKGKSHAVAASSNIALVGAGSNERTNWKRKGVVTCALTILTSSQAILIVWSKRAGKYEYSVTTANFLVETLKCALSLLALTRIWKNEGVTDDNRLSTTYDEVKVFPIPAALYLFKNLLQYYIFAYVDAPGYQILKNLNIISTGVLYRIILKRKLSEIQWAGFILLCCGCTTAQLNSNSDRVLQTSLPGWTMAIVMALLSGFAGVYTEAIIKKRPSRNINVQNFWLYVFGMAFNAVAIVIQDFDAVANKGFFHGYSFITVLMILNHALSGIAVSMVMKYADNIVKVYSTSVAMLLTAVVSVFLFNFHLSLAFFLGSTVVSVSVYLHSAGKLRL
- the LOC108851510 gene encoding CMP-sialic acid transporter 4 isoform X2, producing the protein MEYRKIKDEDDDHDDVASDLESLKGKSHAASSNIALVGAGSNERTNWKRKGVVTCALTILTSSQAILIVWSKRAGKYEYSVTTANFLVETLKCALSLLALTRIWKNEGVTDDNRLSTTYDEVKVFPIPAALYLFKNLLQYYIFAYVDAPGYQILKNLNIISTGVLYRIILKRKLSEIQWAGFILLCCGCTTAQLNSNSDRVLQTSLPGWTMAIVMALLSGFAGVYTEAIIKKRPSRNINVQNFWLYVFGMAFNAVAIVIQDFDAVANKGFFHGYSFITVLMILNHALSGIAVSMVMKYADNIVKVYSTSVAMLLTAVVSVFLFNFHLSLAFFLGSTVVSVSVYLHSAGKLRL
- the LOC130511759 gene encoding calcium-dependent protein kinase 5-like; its protein translation is MGNSCRGSFKDKIFQSNTSSNSKLEDNSKTSTNISSNRSSSSTNNSEISSPNKNNSKNSPLVIPLKEPTMRRSMDNQAYYVLGHKTPNIRDLYTLSRKLGQGQFGTTYLCTELATGVDYACKSISKRKLISREDVEDVRREIQIMHHLAGHGNIVTIKGAYEDSLYVHIVMELCAGGELFDRIIQRGHYSERKAAELTKIIVGVVEACHSLGVMHRDLKPENFLLVNKDDDFSLKAIDFGLSVFFKPGQIFTDVVGSPYYVAPEVLLKRYGPEADVWTAGVILYILLSGVPPFWAETQQGIFDAVLKGYIDFDSDPWPVISDSAKDLIRRMVSSKPAERLTAHEVLRHPWICENGVAPDRPLDPAVLSRIKQFSAMNKLKKMALKVIAESLSEEEIAGLREMFQAMDTDNSGAITFDELKAGLRKYGSTLKDTEIHDLMEAADVDNSGTIDYSEFIAATIHLNKLEREEHLVAAFRYFDKDGSGYITIDELQQACVDHSMTDVFLEDIIKEVDQNNDGQIDYGEFVEMMQKGNAGVGRRTMRNSLNISMRDA